One window from the genome of Corvus moneduloides isolate bCorMon1 chromosome 9, bCorMon1.pri, whole genome shotgun sequence encodes:
- the ABL2 gene encoding tyrosine-protein kinase ABL2 isoform X6 codes for MSVGTVLFQSSSYGKEGKLLCCLGEGTSEPGTHFTEALHRPYGCEVEPQALNEAIRWSSKENLLGATESDPNLFVALYDFVASGDNTLSITKGEKLRVLGYNQNGEWSEVRSKNGQGWVPSNYITPVNSLEKHSWYHGPVSRSAAEYLLSSLINGSFLVRESESSPGQLSISLRYEGRVYHYRINTTSDGKVYVTAESRFSTLAELVHHHSTVADGLVTTLHYPAPKCNKPTVYGVSPIHDKWEMERTDITMKHKLGGGQYGEVYVGVWKKYNLTVAVKTLKEDTMEVEEFLKEAAVMKEIKHPNLVQLLGVCTLEPPFYIVTEYMPYGNLLDYLRECNREEVSAVVLLYMATQISSAMEYLEKKNFIHRDLAARNCLVGENHVVKVADFGLSRLMTGDTYTAHAGAKFPIKWTAPESLAYNTFSIKSDVWAFGVLLWEIATYGMSPYPGIDLSQVYDLLEKGYRMEQPEGCPPKVYELMRACWKWNPPDRPSFAETHQAFETMFHDSSISEEVAEELGRTASSSSIVPYLPRLPMLPSKTRTLKKQAENKENIEGTQDTVEHSASSSAPGFIRSTQPTGGSPALPRKQRDKSPSSLLEDAKETTFTRDRKGGFFSSFMKKRNAPTPPKRSSSFREMENQPHKKYELTGLPEQDRMAMTLPRNSQRSKIQLERTVSTSSQPDESTARASDLIPKRFEEGPALTRERPKAKLLPRGATALPFRTPSAAEEKEGPGLAAAPKGKEKNSGPRQGALEDGERTGWSSPVKAAAILPTTHNHKVPVLISPTLKHTPADVQLIGTDSQGNKFKLLSEHQVTSSGDRDRPRRVKPKCAPPPPPVMRLLQQPAACSDAAEELSSAAGAQHGLEPSEGSKKAAAAAAPVGGKSGRPVMPPPQVPLSSSSTSPVKMANGTAGTKVALRKTKQVAEKISADKISKEALLECADLLSSAIAEPTPNSQLVDTGHQLLDYCSGYVDCIPHTRNKFAFREAVSKLELSLQELQVSSTAAGVPGANPVLNNLLSCVQEISDVVQR; via the exons ATGAGTGTGGGGACAGTCCTCTTCCAGTCCAGCAGCTATGGCAAGGAGGGcaaactgctctgctgcctcGGCGAGGGCACCTCCGAGCCCGGCACGCACTTCACAG AGGCCCTGCACCGCCCCTACGGTTGCGAAGTCGAGCCCCAGGCACTGAACGAAGCCATCAGATGGAGCTCCAAGGAGAACCTGCTTGGAGCCACTGAGAGCGATCCCAATCTCTTTGTTGCACTTTACGATTTTGTAGCAAGTGGTGACAACACACTCAGCATCACCAAAG GTGAGAAGTTGCGCGTCCTGGGCTACAACCAGAATGGCGAATGGAGCGAGGTACGTTCGAAGAATGGGCAGGGCTGGGTACCAAGCAACTACATCACTCCAGTGAACAGCCTGGAGAAGCACTCGTGGTACCACGGGCCGGTGTCCCGCAGTGCAGCCGAGTACCTGCTGAGCAGCCTCATCAACGGCAGCTTCCTGGTGCGGGAGAGCgagagcagcccagggcagtTGTCCATCTCGCTCAGGTACGAAGGACGCGTTTACCACTACAGGATCAACACCACCTCGGATGGCAAG GTCTATGTGACGGCAGAAAGCCGTTTCAGCACCCTGGCAGAGCTCGTGCACCATCACTCGACGGTGGCAGACGGGCTGGTGACAACTCTGCACTACCCAGCACCCAAGTGCAATAAGCCCACGGTGTACGGAGTGTCCCCCATCCATGACAAGTGGGAGATGGAGCGCACCGACATCACCATGAAGCACAAGCTCGGGGGAGGGCAGTATGGAGAGGTCTACGTGGGGGTCTGGAAGAAATACAATCTCACAGTGGCTGTGAAAACGTTAAAG GAAGATACCATGGAGGTGGAGGAGTTCTTGAAAGAAGCAGCTGTGATGAAAGAGATCAAGCACCCCAATCTAGTGCAGTTGTTAG GTGTGTGCACCCTGGAGCCCCCCTTCTACATTGTGACGGAGTACATGCCCTACGGGAACCTGCTCGACTACCTGCGGGAGTGCAACCGCGAGGAGGTCAGTGCTGTCGTGCTGCTCTACATGGCCACCCAGATCTCCTCTGCCATGGAATACCTGGAGAAGAAGAACTTCATTCACAG GGACCTGGCAGCACGGAACTGCTTAGTTGGAGAAAACCATGTGGTGAAGGTGGCTGACTTTGGCTTAAGTCGACTCATGACGGGTGATACCTACACAGCCCATGCTGGGGCCAAGTTCCCAATCAAATGGACAGCTCCCGAGAGCCTGGCCTACAACACCTTTTCAATCAAATCAGATGTGTGGG CCTTTGGGGTGCTGTTATGGGAAATTGCTACCTATGGGATGTCACCGTACCCAGGCATTGACCTCTCTCAGGTGTATGATCTGCTGGAAAAGGGCTATCGGATGGAGCAGCCAGAGGGGTGCCCTCCCAAGGTGTATGAACTGATGAGGGCAT GCTGGAAGTGGAACCCACCAGACCGACCTTCCTTTGCTGAGACCCACCAGGCTTTTGAAACCATGTTCCATGACTCGAGCATCTCAGAGG agGTAGCAGAGGAGCTTGGAAGAACAGCCTCATCCTCATCCATAGTTCCTTACCTGCCCCGCTTACCCATGCTTCCCTCCAAGACGAGAACCCTGAAGAAACAGGCAGAGAACAAGGAGAACATTGAAGGAACACAGGACACTGTGGAGCACTCGGCATCCAGCTCAGCACCAG GTTTCATCAGAAGCACACAGCCGACAGGCGGGTCCCCCGCACTGCCCCGCAAGCAGAGGGACAAGtcccccagcagcctcctggagGATGCCAAAGAGACCACGTTCACCAGGGACAGGAAAGGGGGCTTCTTCAGCTCCTTTATGAAGAAGAGGAATGCTCCCACGCCTCCCAAGCGCAGCAGTTCCTTCCGGGAGATGGAGAATCAGCCCCACAAGAAATACGAGCTGACGG GGCTTCCAGAGCAGGATAGGATGGCAATGACCCTTCCCAGAAATTCCCAGAGGTCAAAAATTCAGCTGGAACGGACTGTGTCCACCTCCTCTCAGCCCGATGAGAGCACGGCGAGGGCCAGTGACCTGATTCCCAAAAGGTTTGAAGAAGGCCCTGCTTTGACCAGAGAGAGACCAAAAGCAAAACTCTTGCCAAGGGGTGCCACAGCACTCCCTTTCCGAACTCCCTCCGCAGCGGAAGAAAAGGAGGGTCCAGGGCTAGCGGCAGCTCCtaagggcaaagaaaaaaacagtggcCCACGACAAGGGGCCCTTGAGGATGGCGAGAGGACAGGGTGGTCATCTCCGGTAAAGGCTGCAGCAATACTTCCAACCACTCATAACCACAAAGTGCCAGTCCTAATCTCACCCACTCTAAAACACACTCCAGCAGACGTGCAGCTCATTGGCACAGACTCTCAGGGTAATAAATTTAAGCTCTTATCTGAGCATCAGGTCACTTCTTCCGGCGACAGGGACCGGCCCAGACGGGTAAAACCAAAGTGTGCTCCACCTCCACCACCAGTGATGCGGCTCCTGCAACAGCCAGCTGCCTGCTCGGATGCAGCAGAAGAGCTGAGCAGCGCGGCAGGAGCGCAGCACGGACTGGAACCGAGCGAAGGGAGtaagaaggcagcagcagcagcagcacctgttGGTGGAAAATCTGGGAGGCCCGTGATGCCTCCGCCTCAAGTGCCTCTGTCATCGTCTTCCACCTCCCCAGTGAAAATGGCCAACGGCACGGCTGGCACCAAGGTAGCGCTGAGAAAGACCAAGCAGGTGGCCGAGAAAATCTCCGCAGACAAGATCAGCAAGGAGGCGCTGCTGGAGTGCGCGGATCTGCTCTCGAGCGCCATCGCCGAGCCCACGCCCAACAGCCAGCTGGTGGACACGGGGCACCAGCTGCTGGATTACTGCTCAGGCTACGTGGACTGCATCCCGCACACGCGCAACAAATTTGCCTTCCGGGAAGCCGTGAGCAAACTGGAACTcagcctgcaggagctgcaggtgtcCTCGACAGCTGCTGGCGTCCCTGGGGCAAACCCCGTCCTTAATAACTTATTGTCATGTGTCCAAGAAATCAGTGATGTGGTGCAAAGGTAG
- the ABL2 gene encoding tyrosine-protein kinase ABL2 isoform X5 — protein sequence MGQQVGRVGEPGAGLQHQPPPQQQQQQPRGLRGSSAARPAGRRREAAGRSAEGGFNVFTQHEALHRPYGCEVEPQALNEAIRWSSKENLLGATESDPNLFVALYDFVASGDNTLSITKGEKLRVLGYNQNGEWSEVRSKNGQGWVPSNYITPVNSLEKHSWYHGPVSRSAAEYLLSSLINGSFLVRESESSPGQLSISLRYEGRVYHYRINTTSDGKVYVTAESRFSTLAELVHHHSTVADGLVTTLHYPAPKCNKPTVYGVSPIHDKWEMERTDITMKHKLGGGQYGEVYVGVWKKYNLTVAVKTLKEDTMEVEEFLKEAAVMKEIKHPNLVQLLGVCTLEPPFYIVTEYMPYGNLLDYLRECNREEVSAVVLLYMATQISSAMEYLEKKNFIHRDLAARNCLVGENHVVKVADFGLSRLMTGDTYTAHAGAKFPIKWTAPESLAYNTFSIKSDVWAFGVLLWEIATYGMSPYPGIDLSQVYDLLEKGYRMEQPEGCPPKVYELMRACWKWNPPDRPSFAETHQAFETMFHDSSISEEVAEELGRTASSSSIVPYLPRLPMLPSKTRTLKKQAENKENIEGTQDTVEHSASSSAPGFIRSTQPTGGSPALPRKQRDKSPSSLLEDAKETTFTRDRKGGFFSSFMKKRNAPTPPKRSSSFREMENQPHKKYELTGLPEQDRMAMTLPRNSQRSKIQLERTVSTSSQPDESTARASDLIPKRFEEGPALTRERPKAKLLPRGATALPFRTPSAAEEKEGPGLAAAPKGKEKNSGPRQGALEDGERTGWSSPVKAAAILPTTHNHKVPVLISPTLKHTPADVQLIGTDSQGNKFKLLSEHQVTSSGDRDRPRRVKPKCAPPPPPVMRLLQQPAACSDAAEELSSAAGAQHGLEPSEGSKKAAAAAAPVGGKSGRPVMPPPQVPLSSSSTSPVKMANGTAGTKVALRKTKQVAEKISADKISKEALLECADLLSSAIAEPTPNSQLVDTGHQLLDYCSGYVDCIPHTRNKFAFREAVSKLELSLQELQVSSTAAGVPGANPVLNNLLSCVQEISDVVQR from the exons AGGCCCTGCACCGCCCCTACGGTTGCGAAGTCGAGCCCCAGGCACTGAACGAAGCCATCAGATGGAGCTCCAAGGAGAACCTGCTTGGAGCCACTGAGAGCGATCCCAATCTCTTTGTTGCACTTTACGATTTTGTAGCAAGTGGTGACAACACACTCAGCATCACCAAAG GTGAGAAGTTGCGCGTCCTGGGCTACAACCAGAATGGCGAATGGAGCGAGGTACGTTCGAAGAATGGGCAGGGCTGGGTACCAAGCAACTACATCACTCCAGTGAACAGCCTGGAGAAGCACTCGTGGTACCACGGGCCGGTGTCCCGCAGTGCAGCCGAGTACCTGCTGAGCAGCCTCATCAACGGCAGCTTCCTGGTGCGGGAGAGCgagagcagcccagggcagtTGTCCATCTCGCTCAGGTACGAAGGACGCGTTTACCACTACAGGATCAACACCACCTCGGATGGCAAG GTCTATGTGACGGCAGAAAGCCGTTTCAGCACCCTGGCAGAGCTCGTGCACCATCACTCGACGGTGGCAGACGGGCTGGTGACAACTCTGCACTACCCAGCACCCAAGTGCAATAAGCCCACGGTGTACGGAGTGTCCCCCATCCATGACAAGTGGGAGATGGAGCGCACCGACATCACCATGAAGCACAAGCTCGGGGGAGGGCAGTATGGAGAGGTCTACGTGGGGGTCTGGAAGAAATACAATCTCACAGTGGCTGTGAAAACGTTAAAG GAAGATACCATGGAGGTGGAGGAGTTCTTGAAAGAAGCAGCTGTGATGAAAGAGATCAAGCACCCCAATCTAGTGCAGTTGTTAG GTGTGTGCACCCTGGAGCCCCCCTTCTACATTGTGACGGAGTACATGCCCTACGGGAACCTGCTCGACTACCTGCGGGAGTGCAACCGCGAGGAGGTCAGTGCTGTCGTGCTGCTCTACATGGCCACCCAGATCTCCTCTGCCATGGAATACCTGGAGAAGAAGAACTTCATTCACAG GGACCTGGCAGCACGGAACTGCTTAGTTGGAGAAAACCATGTGGTGAAGGTGGCTGACTTTGGCTTAAGTCGACTCATGACGGGTGATACCTACACAGCCCATGCTGGGGCCAAGTTCCCAATCAAATGGACAGCTCCCGAGAGCCTGGCCTACAACACCTTTTCAATCAAATCAGATGTGTGGG CCTTTGGGGTGCTGTTATGGGAAATTGCTACCTATGGGATGTCACCGTACCCAGGCATTGACCTCTCTCAGGTGTATGATCTGCTGGAAAAGGGCTATCGGATGGAGCAGCCAGAGGGGTGCCCTCCCAAGGTGTATGAACTGATGAGGGCAT GCTGGAAGTGGAACCCACCAGACCGACCTTCCTTTGCTGAGACCCACCAGGCTTTTGAAACCATGTTCCATGACTCGAGCATCTCAGAGG agGTAGCAGAGGAGCTTGGAAGAACAGCCTCATCCTCATCCATAGTTCCTTACCTGCCCCGCTTACCCATGCTTCCCTCCAAGACGAGAACCCTGAAGAAACAGGCAGAGAACAAGGAGAACATTGAAGGAACACAGGACACTGTGGAGCACTCGGCATCCAGCTCAGCACCAG GTTTCATCAGAAGCACACAGCCGACAGGCGGGTCCCCCGCACTGCCCCGCAAGCAGAGGGACAAGtcccccagcagcctcctggagGATGCCAAAGAGACCACGTTCACCAGGGACAGGAAAGGGGGCTTCTTCAGCTCCTTTATGAAGAAGAGGAATGCTCCCACGCCTCCCAAGCGCAGCAGTTCCTTCCGGGAGATGGAGAATCAGCCCCACAAGAAATACGAGCTGACGG GGCTTCCAGAGCAGGATAGGATGGCAATGACCCTTCCCAGAAATTCCCAGAGGTCAAAAATTCAGCTGGAACGGACTGTGTCCACCTCCTCTCAGCCCGATGAGAGCACGGCGAGGGCCAGTGACCTGATTCCCAAAAGGTTTGAAGAAGGCCCTGCTTTGACCAGAGAGAGACCAAAAGCAAAACTCTTGCCAAGGGGTGCCACAGCACTCCCTTTCCGAACTCCCTCCGCAGCGGAAGAAAAGGAGGGTCCAGGGCTAGCGGCAGCTCCtaagggcaaagaaaaaaacagtggcCCACGACAAGGGGCCCTTGAGGATGGCGAGAGGACAGGGTGGTCATCTCCGGTAAAGGCTGCAGCAATACTTCCAACCACTCATAACCACAAAGTGCCAGTCCTAATCTCACCCACTCTAAAACACACTCCAGCAGACGTGCAGCTCATTGGCACAGACTCTCAGGGTAATAAATTTAAGCTCTTATCTGAGCATCAGGTCACTTCTTCCGGCGACAGGGACCGGCCCAGACGGGTAAAACCAAAGTGTGCTCCACCTCCACCACCAGTGATGCGGCTCCTGCAACAGCCAGCTGCCTGCTCGGATGCAGCAGAAGAGCTGAGCAGCGCGGCAGGAGCGCAGCACGGACTGGAACCGAGCGAAGGGAGtaagaaggcagcagcagcagcagcacctgttGGTGGAAAATCTGGGAGGCCCGTGATGCCTCCGCCTCAAGTGCCTCTGTCATCGTCTTCCACCTCCCCAGTGAAAATGGCCAACGGCACGGCTGGCACCAAGGTAGCGCTGAGAAAGACCAAGCAGGTGGCCGAGAAAATCTCCGCAGACAAGATCAGCAAGGAGGCGCTGCTGGAGTGCGCGGATCTGCTCTCGAGCGCCATCGCCGAGCCCACGCCCAACAGCCAGCTGGTGGACACGGGGCACCAGCTGCTGGATTACTGCTCAGGCTACGTGGACTGCATCCCGCACACGCGCAACAAATTTGCCTTCCGGGAAGCCGTGAGCAAACTGGAACTcagcctgcaggagctgcaggtgtcCTCGACAGCTGCTGGCGTCCCTGGGGCAAACCCCGTCCTTAATAACTTATTGTCATGTGTCCAAGAAATCAGTGATGTGGTGCAAAGGTAG
- the ABL2 gene encoding tyrosine-protein kinase ABL2 isoform X2 produces the protein MSVGTVLFQSSSYGKEGKLLCCLGEGTSEPGTHFTEALHRPYGCEVEPQALNEAIRWSSKENLLGATESDPNLFVALYDFVASGDNTLSITKGEKLRVLGYNQNGEWSEVRSKNGQGWVPSNYITPVNSLEKHSWYHGPVSRSAAEYLLSSLINGSFLVRESESSPGQLSISLRYEGRVYHYRINTTSDGKVYVTAESRFSTLAELVHHHSTVADGLVTTLHYPAPKCNKPTVYGVSPIHDKWEMERTDITMKHKLGGGQYGEVYVGVWKKYNLTVAVKTLKEDTMEVEEFLKEAAVMKEIKHPNLVQLLGVCTLEPPFYIVTEYMPYGNLLDYLRECNREEVSAVVLLYMATQISSAMEYLEKKNFIHRDLAARNCLVGENHVVKVADFGLSRLMTGDTYTAHAGAKFPIKWTAPESLAYNTFSIKSDVWAFGVLLWEIATYGMSPYPGIDLSQVYDLLEKGYRMEQPEGCPPKVYELMRACWKWNPPDRPSFAETHQAFETMFHDSSISEEVAEELGRTASSSSIVPYLPRLPMLPSKTRTLKKQAENKENIEGTQDTVEHSASSSAPGFIRSTQPTGGSPALPRKQRDKSPSSLLEDAKETTFTRDRKGGFFSSFMKKRNAPTPPKRSSSFREMENQPHKKYELTGNFSSVASLQHVDGFSFAPAQQDTSLAPPKCYGGGFVQRTFYSEDGTGPSSAGGVSTGGGWSGITGFFTPRLIKKTLGLRAGKPTGNEEASKPFPRSNSTSSMSSGLPEQDRMAMTLPRNSQRSKIQLERTVSTSSQPDESTARASDLIPKRFEEGPALTRERPKAKLLPRGATALPFRTPSAAEEKEGPGLAAAPKGKEKNSGPRQGALEDGERTGWSSPVKAAAILPTTHNHKVPVLISPTLKHTPADVQLIGTDSQGNKFKLLSEHQVTSSGDRDRPRRVKPKCAPPPPPVMRLLQQPAACSDAAEELSSAAGAQHGLEPSEGSKKAAAAAAPVGGKSGRPVMPPPQVPLSSSSTSPVKMANGTAGTKVALRKTKQVAEKISADKISKEALLECADLLSSAIAEPTPNSQLVDTGHQLLDYCSGYVDCIPHTRNKFAFREAVSKLELSLQELQVSSTAAGVPGANPVLNNLLSCVQEISDVVQR, from the exons ATGAGTGTGGGGACAGTCCTCTTCCAGTCCAGCAGCTATGGCAAGGAGGGcaaactgctctgctgcctcGGCGAGGGCACCTCCGAGCCCGGCACGCACTTCACAG AGGCCCTGCACCGCCCCTACGGTTGCGAAGTCGAGCCCCAGGCACTGAACGAAGCCATCAGATGGAGCTCCAAGGAGAACCTGCTTGGAGCCACTGAGAGCGATCCCAATCTCTTTGTTGCACTTTACGATTTTGTAGCAAGTGGTGACAACACACTCAGCATCACCAAAG GTGAGAAGTTGCGCGTCCTGGGCTACAACCAGAATGGCGAATGGAGCGAGGTACGTTCGAAGAATGGGCAGGGCTGGGTACCAAGCAACTACATCACTCCAGTGAACAGCCTGGAGAAGCACTCGTGGTACCACGGGCCGGTGTCCCGCAGTGCAGCCGAGTACCTGCTGAGCAGCCTCATCAACGGCAGCTTCCTGGTGCGGGAGAGCgagagcagcccagggcagtTGTCCATCTCGCTCAGGTACGAAGGACGCGTTTACCACTACAGGATCAACACCACCTCGGATGGCAAG GTCTATGTGACGGCAGAAAGCCGTTTCAGCACCCTGGCAGAGCTCGTGCACCATCACTCGACGGTGGCAGACGGGCTGGTGACAACTCTGCACTACCCAGCACCCAAGTGCAATAAGCCCACGGTGTACGGAGTGTCCCCCATCCATGACAAGTGGGAGATGGAGCGCACCGACATCACCATGAAGCACAAGCTCGGGGGAGGGCAGTATGGAGAGGTCTACGTGGGGGTCTGGAAGAAATACAATCTCACAGTGGCTGTGAAAACGTTAAAG GAAGATACCATGGAGGTGGAGGAGTTCTTGAAAGAAGCAGCTGTGATGAAAGAGATCAAGCACCCCAATCTAGTGCAGTTGTTAG GTGTGTGCACCCTGGAGCCCCCCTTCTACATTGTGACGGAGTACATGCCCTACGGGAACCTGCTCGACTACCTGCGGGAGTGCAACCGCGAGGAGGTCAGTGCTGTCGTGCTGCTCTACATGGCCACCCAGATCTCCTCTGCCATGGAATACCTGGAGAAGAAGAACTTCATTCACAG GGACCTGGCAGCACGGAACTGCTTAGTTGGAGAAAACCATGTGGTGAAGGTGGCTGACTTTGGCTTAAGTCGACTCATGACGGGTGATACCTACACAGCCCATGCTGGGGCCAAGTTCCCAATCAAATGGACAGCTCCCGAGAGCCTGGCCTACAACACCTTTTCAATCAAATCAGATGTGTGGG CCTTTGGGGTGCTGTTATGGGAAATTGCTACCTATGGGATGTCACCGTACCCAGGCATTGACCTCTCTCAGGTGTATGATCTGCTGGAAAAGGGCTATCGGATGGAGCAGCCAGAGGGGTGCCCTCCCAAGGTGTATGAACTGATGAGGGCAT GCTGGAAGTGGAACCCACCAGACCGACCTTCCTTTGCTGAGACCCACCAGGCTTTTGAAACCATGTTCCATGACTCGAGCATCTCAGAGG agGTAGCAGAGGAGCTTGGAAGAACAGCCTCATCCTCATCCATAGTTCCTTACCTGCCCCGCTTACCCATGCTTCCCTCCAAGACGAGAACCCTGAAGAAACAGGCAGAGAACAAGGAGAACATTGAAGGAACACAGGACACTGTGGAGCACTCGGCATCCAGCTCAGCACCAG GTTTCATCAGAAGCACACAGCCGACAGGCGGGTCCCCCGCACTGCCCCGCAAGCAGAGGGACAAGtcccccagcagcctcctggagGATGCCAAAGAGACCACGTTCACCAGGGACAGGAAAGGGGGCTTCTTCAGCTCCTTTATGAAGAAGAGGAATGCTCCCACGCCTCCCAAGCGCAGCAGTTCCTTCCGGGAGATGGAGAATCAGCCCCACAAGAAATACGAGCTGACGGGTAACTTTTCCTCTGTTGCCTCCTTGCAGCACGTGGACGGGTTCTCCTTTGCTCCCGCGCAGCAGGACACGAGCCTGGCACCCCCCAAGTGCTACGGAGGGGGCTTTGTGCAGAGGACCTTCTACAGCGAGGATGGCACTgggcccagcagtgctgggggtgtGAGCACTGGCGGAGGGTGGTCGGGCATCACTGGCTTCTTTACGCCACGCTTGATTAAAAAGACACTGGGTTTACGAGCAGGAAAACCCACTGGCAATGAAGAAGCTTCAAAGCCTTTTCCAAGGTCAAACTCTACATCTTCCATGTCCTCAGGGCTTCCAGAGCAGGATAGGATGGCAATGACCCTTCCCAGAAATTCCCAGAGGTCAAAAATTCAGCTGGAACGGACTGTGTCCACCTCCTCTCAGCCCGATGAGAGCACGGCGAGGGCCAGTGACCTGATTCCCAAAAGGTTTGAAGAAGGCCCTGCTTTGACCAGAGAGAGACCAAAAGCAAAACTCTTGCCAAGGGGTGCCACAGCACTCCCTTTCCGAACTCCCTCCGCAGCGGAAGAAAAGGAGGGTCCAGGGCTAGCGGCAGCTCCtaagggcaaagaaaaaaacagtggcCCACGACAAGGGGCCCTTGAGGATGGCGAGAGGACAGGGTGGTCATCTCCGGTAAAGGCTGCAGCAATACTTCCAACCACTCATAACCACAAAGTGCCAGTCCTAATCTCACCCACTCTAAAACACACTCCAGCAGACGTGCAGCTCATTGGCACAGACTCTCAGGGTAATAAATTTAAGCTCTTATCTGAGCATCAGGTCACTTCTTCCGGCGACAGGGACCGGCCCAGACGGGTAAAACCAAAGTGTGCTCCACCTCCACCACCAGTGATGCGGCTCCTGCAACAGCCAGCTGCCTGCTCGGATGCAGCAGAAGAGCTGAGCAGCGCGGCAGGAGCGCAGCACGGACTGGAACCGAGCGAAGGGAGtaagaaggcagcagcagcagcagcacctgttGGTGGAAAATCTGGGAGGCCCGTGATGCCTCCGCCTCAAGTGCCTCTGTCATCGTCTTCCACCTCCCCAGTGAAAATGGCCAACGGCACGGCTGGCACCAAGGTAGCGCTGAGAAAGACCAAGCAGGTGGCCGAGAAAATCTCCGCAGACAAGATCAGCAAGGAGGCGCTGCTGGAGTGCGCGGATCTGCTCTCGAGCGCCATCGCCGAGCCCACGCCCAACAGCCAGCTGGTGGACACGGGGCACCAGCTGCTGGATTACTGCTCAGGCTACGTGGACTGCATCCCGCACACGCGCAACAAATTTGCCTTCCGGGAAGCCGTGAGCAAACTGGAACTcagcctgcaggagctgcaggtgtcCTCGACAGCTGCTGGCGTCCCTGGGGCAAACCCCGTCCTTAATAACTTATTGTCATGTGTCCAAGAAATCAGTGATGTGGTGCAAAGGTAG